One window of the Clupea harengus chromosome 20, Ch_v2.0.2, whole genome shotgun sequence genome contains the following:
- the maea gene encoding E3 ubiquitin-protein transferase MAEA, with protein sequence MAVNETAAQLSMALKVQEYPTLKVPYETLNKRFRAAQKHIDRETSHVTMVVAELEKTLSNFPVVDSVVSLLDGVVEKLSALKRKAAESIQAEDESAKLCKRRIEHLKEHSTDQTAGVNVWKKKRMDRMMVEHLLRCGYYNTAVKLARQSGIEDLVNIEMFLTAKEVEESLERQETGTCLAWCHDNKSRLRKMKSCLEFSLRIQEFIELIRQNKRMDAVRHARKHFSQAEGGQLDEVRQVMGMLAFPSDTHISPYKDLLDPARWKMLIQQFRYDNYRLHQLGNNSVFTITLQAGLSAIKTPQCYKEDGSSKNPDCPVCSKSLNKLAQPLPMAHCANSRLVCKISGEVMNENNPPMMLPNGYVYGYNSLLSIRQDDKVVCPRTKEVFNFSQAEKVYIM encoded by the exons GTACCGTATGAGACTTTGAATAAGCGTTTCCGAGCGGCGCAGAAACACATCGACCGGGAGACCAGCCACGTGACCATGGTGGTCGCTGAACTGGAGAAGACTCTGAGCAACTTCCCTGTCGTCGACTCCGTGGTGTCACTCCTCGACGGCGTGGTGGAGAAGCTGAGCGCGCTCAAACGgaag GCTGCGGAGTCCATCCAAGCGGAGGATGAGAGCGCTAAGCTATGTAAGCGGCGGATCGAGCACCTGAAGGAGCACAGCACTGACCAGACCGCCGGAGTTAACgtgtggaagaagaagaggatggaCCGTATGATGGTGGAGCACCTGCTGCGCTGCGGCTACTACAACACGGCTGTGAAGCTCGCCCGCCAAAGTGGCATTGAG GACCTGGTGAACATTGAGATGTTCCTCACAGCGAAGGAAGTGGAGGAGTCTCTGGAACGACAGGAGACTGGCACTTGTTTGGCctggtgtcatgacaacaagTCACGGCTTCGCAAAATGAAA AGCTGTTTGGAGTTCAGCTTGAGGATTCAGGAGTTCATCGAACTCATCCGACAAAACAAACGCATGGATGCCGTCCG ACACGCACGGAAGCATTTCAGCCAGGCCGAAGGCGGGCAGTTGGATGAAGTACGGCAGGTGATGGGCATGCTGGCCtttccctcagacacacacatctccccctaCAAG GACCTGCTGGATCCGGCTCGCTGGAAGATGCTAATCCAGCAGTTCCGATACGATAACTACAGGTTACACCAGCTGGGCAACAACTCTGTGTTCACCATCACACTCCAGGCTGGGCTCTCTGCCATCAAAACCCC GCAGTGCTACAAGGAAGACGGATCCTCCAAGAACCCTGACTGCCCCGTGTGCAGCAAGAGTCTAAACAAGCTGGCGCAGCCCCTGCCCATGGCCCACTGCGCCAACTCACGTCTGGTCTGCAAGATCTCCGGCGAGGTCATGAACGAGAACAACCCACCGATGATGCTGCCCAACGGCTACGTTTATGGATACAAT TCTCTTCTCTCCATTCGCCAAGACGACAAGGTGGTTTGCCCCCGCACCAAAGAAGTCTTCAACTTCTCTCAAGCGGAGAAGGTGTATATTATGTAG